The proteins below come from a single Gimesia alba genomic window:
- the rdgB gene encoding RdgB/HAM1 family non-canonical purine NTP pyrophosphatase: MSQHPVIVLASRNQKKAAEISELLQPHGIQVQSVADYPEAQEVVEDGSTFAENAAKKASETARTISQWTIGEDSGLMIDALNGAPGIYSARFSGEDATDEKNNAKMIQELAGVPQEKRTAAYVCNVALSNPKGEICLQVEARCRGRMTEAPRGQNGFGYDPYFEIIELHKTFGELAPIVKQHLSHRARAFERFIPQLVDLFQRESA; encoded by the coding sequence ATGTCACAACACCCCGTCATTGTTCTAGCCAGCCGTAATCAAAAAAAAGCAGCTGAGATTTCCGAGTTACTGCAACCGCATGGCATCCAGGTCCAAAGTGTCGCCGACTATCCGGAAGCTCAGGAAGTTGTGGAGGATGGCAGTACCTTCGCAGAGAATGCTGCCAAAAAAGCATCTGAGACCGCCCGCACAATTTCACAGTGGACGATTGGCGAAGACAGTGGTTTGATGATCGATGCTCTGAACGGCGCACCGGGAATTTATTCTGCCCGTTTCAGCGGTGAAGATGCCACTGATGAAAAGAATAACGCGAAAATGATCCAGGAACTGGCAGGCGTCCCTCAAGAAAAACGAACCGCCGCCTATGTCTGTAACGTCGCACTGTCGAATCCGAAAGGCGAGATCTGCCTGCAGGTGGAAGCCCGCTGTCGAGGTCGCATGACCGAAGCACCGCGCGGCCAGAACGGATTTGGTTACGACCCCTATTTCGAAATCATTGAGCTGCATAAGACATTCGGCGAATTAGCACCCATTGTCAAACAGCATCTCAGCCACCGCGCACGGGCCTTTGAA